One genomic window of Quercus robur chromosome 6, dhQueRobu3.1, whole genome shotgun sequence includes the following:
- the LOC126733019 gene encoding probable rhamnogalacturonate lyase B, which produces MGDCSSVWRLLSSKRNVREPNLDVKLITHDREQVVVNNGIVRVILSRPDGHVLGIQYNGIDNLLDRENEEYDRGYLDVVWNEPGKDGVFERIRGTIFRVITANKDQVELSFTSTWKSSLREKVPFIIDKRYIFRRKVSGYYFYAIFERLEGWPKVEVDQIRIVYKLHQDKFRFMAISDSMQRIMPSAEDRAKGEPLAYPEAVLLTNTSNPKLRGEVDDKYQYSVENKDNKVQGWICEDDPAVGFWMITPSNEFRTSGPNKQDLTSHVGPTNLNMFVSTHYAGKEVGMKFAEGEPWKKVFGPSFIYLNKVSKGEDPLELWSDAKLKMLTEVNSWPYNFTQSKDYPTSHQRGSVAGQLLVRDRYINERLMWAQFAYIGLAAPGEKGSWQRESKGYQFWTQADKEGYFEIKNVHPGDYNLYAWVPGFIGDYKAATTITITAGGKVQLGTLRYGPPRQGPTLWEIGIPDRTAAEFYVPNPYATLLNTLYTTTTSSNFRQYGLWERYSDIYRNQDLIYTVNVSDYSKDWFYAHVNRRTNNRTYEATTWQIHFELETMYNNVGNYTLRLALASATNAELQVRFNDATTYPPHFSTGVIGGDNAIARHGIHGLYWLYNIDVASNLLQEGKNIIFLRQSRSTSQFQGVMYDYLRLEGPPEN; this is translated from the exons ATGGGTGATTGCAGCTCCGTTTG GAGACTTCTATCATCAAAACGCAATGTCCGAGAACCAAATCTTGATGTAAAACTGATTACCCACGATCGTGAGCAG GTGGTGGTGAATAATGGCATCGTGCGAGTCATTTTGTCGAGGCCTGACGGTCATGTCCTGGGAATACAGTACAATGGAATAGATAATTTACTTGACAGAGAAAATGAAGAATATGATAGAGG GTATTTGGATGTTGTATGGAACGAACCAGGAAAAGATGGTGTCTTTGAGAG AATAAGAGGAACAATATTTAGAGTTATAACTGCGAACAAAGACCAAGTAGAACTTTCATTTACATCCACATGGAAAAGTTCGCTCCGTGAAAAAGTTCCTTTCATTATAGACAAAAG GTACATATTCCGGCGTAAAGTTTCGGGATATTATTTCTACGCAATATTTGAGCGCCTTGAAGGGTGGCCTAAGGTTGAAGTGGATCAAATTAGGATTGTTTACAAGCTCCATCAAGACAA ATTTCGGTTCATGGCGATATCCGACAGTATGCAAAGGATCATGCCATCGGCGGAAGACCGCGCCAAGGGTGAGCCCCTCGCTTACCCTGAAGCTGTTCTTTTGACCAATACAAGCAATCCTAAATTAAGAGGAGAG GTGGATGACAAGTACCAGTACTCGGTGGAGAACAAAGACAATAAGGTTCAGGGGTGGATATGCGAAGATGACCCAGCCGTGGGATTCTGGATGATCACACCCAGCAATGAGTTTCGTACATCGGGTCCCAACAAGCAAGACCTCACTTCCCATGTGGGTCCCACTAACCTCAAT ATGTTCGTTAGTACTCACTATGCTGGGAAGGAAGTAGGGATGAAATTTGCAGAGGGTGAGCCATGGAAAAAGGTTTTTGGTCCTTCATTTATATATCTTAACAAGGTTTCCAAAGGAGAAGATCCCCTTGAGCTTTGGTCAGATGCTAAAttgaag atGCTTACTGAAGTCAATAGCTGGCCATACAATTTCACCCAATCGAAAGATTATCCTACTTCTCATCAACGTGGAAGTGTTGCAGGTCAATTGCTAGTCCGTGATAG GTACATTAACGAGAGACTAATGTGGGCACAATTTGCTTATATTGGTTTGGCCGCTCCTGGAGAGAAGGGATCTTGGCAAAGAGAAAGCAAG ggTTATCAATTTTGGACCCAAGCCGACAAGGAGGGCTATTTCGAAATTAAAAATGTTCATCCTGGGGACTATAATTTATATGCATGGGTCCCTGGCTTCATAGGGGATTACAAAGCTGCTACCACGATTACTATTACGGCAG GTGGGAAGGTACAATTGGGAACCCTTAGATATGGGCCTCCAAGGCAAGGTCCTACCCTGTGGGAAATTGGCATCCCTGACCGCACCGCGGCTGAGTTCTATGTACCAAACCCATATGCAACACTCCTGAACACCTTGTACACCACCACAACATCTAGCAA TTTTAGGCAATATGGCTTATGGGAAAGGTATTCAGATATATACCGTAATCAGGATCTTATCTACACTGTAAATGTCAGTGATTATAGTAAAGATTGGTTCTACGCTCATGTTAACAG GCGTACAAATAATCGGACATACGAAGCAACTACGTGGCAGATTCattttgaacttgaaactaTGTACAACAATGTTGGAAACTACACACTCCGGTTGGCCTTGGCTTCAGCCACCAACGCTGAATTGCAG GTTCGGTTCAACGATGCCACAACCTATCCTCCTCACTTTTCAACAGGGGTTATAGGCGGGGACAACGCCATCGCGAGGCATGGAATTCATGGGCTATATTGGTTGTACAACATTGATGTAGCAAGCAATCTACTCCAAGAAGGAAAGAACATAATCTTTCTCAGACAGTCAAGGAGCACGAGTCAATTTCAAGGAGTCATGTATGACTACCTTCGTCTAGAAGGGCCTCCTGAAAATTGA